A stretch of Apis cerana isolate GH-2021 linkage group LG1, AcerK_1.0, whole genome shotgun sequence DNA encodes these proteins:
- the LOC107994836 gene encoding C-signal, with the protein MKSILITGCNRGIGLGFVKHLVKQSQPPENIFATCRDVNKARELTTLAEKSKNIHIIEIDVTNIKDYDKLVQIVSEKVGKAGLNVLYNNAGISTKFTRLGLVKEEQLIKQFYVNTIAPIMLTKAFLPLLKIASNNFADKSKMNINRAAVINMSSILGSIAENNEGGYYPYRCSKVALNAATKSMSIDLKQDGILVACFHPGWVRTDMGGNGAPMDIDTSVNNILKTLNTLTKKHTGCFIQYDGKILPW; encoded by the exons ATGAAGTCAATTTTGATCACGGGCTGCAACCGTGGAATTGGATTAGGTTTTGTGAAACACCTAGTGAAACAGTCGCAACCaccagaaaatattttcgcaaCTTGCCGAGACGTGAATAAAGCAAGG gaaTTAACTACATTAGCtgagaaatcaaaaaatattcatatcatcGAAATAG atgtaacaaatattaaagattacgATAAATTAGTACAAATTGTGAGCGAAAAAGTAGGCAAAGCAGGACTAAATGTCTTGTACAATAATGCCGGGATTAgtacaaaatttacaagacTCGGTCTTGTCAAAGAAGAACAgcttataaaacaattttatgtaaatacaatAGCACCAATTATGTTAACAAAA gcGTTTTTACCACTGTTGAAAATAGcatctaataattttgcagacaaatcaaaaatgaatattaacagAGCTGCAGTTATTAACATGTCTTCAATTCTTGGAAGTATTGCTGAAAATAATGAAGGTGGATATTATCCATATAGATGTAGTaag gTAGCACTTAATGCAGCTACAAAATCAATGAGCATTGATTTAAAGCAAGATGGAATCCTCGTCGCATGTTTTCATCCTGGTTGGGTGCGTACAGATATGGGCGGTAACGGGGCACCCATGGATATTGATACTAGTGTTAATAACatcttaaaaacattaaatacattaactAAAAAACATACAGGTTGTTTTATACAAtatgatggaaaaattttacctTGGTAA